In Drosophila simulans strain w501 chromosome 3R, Prin_Dsim_3.1, whole genome shotgun sequence, a single window of DNA contains:
- the LOC6729436 gene encoding atlastin — MGGSAVQVINASEEHTFVLNEDALSEVLMRDEVKDRFVCVVSVAGAFRKGKSFLLDFFLRYMYSKYVHHDATDWLGGESDPLEGFSWRGGSERDTTGILMWSDIFLHDYPNGDKIAIILLDTQGAFDSQSTVRDCATVFALSTMLSSVQIYNLSQNIQEDDLQHLQLFTEYGRLALADTGKKPFQRLQFLVRDWSFPYEAEYGALGGDKILKRRLEVSDKQHPELQSLRRHISSCFTEVACFLMPHPGLNVATNPKFDGRLQDITPEFKSSLRSLVPMLLAPDNLVYKEISGQRVRARDLIQYFQSYMNIYKGNELPEPKSMLVATAEANHLTAVAAAKELYGQLMEEVCGGTRPYLSTAHLQTEHLRVKDKALFQFAAKRKMGGEEFTEKFRKQLEDDLEEVFTNYQAHNESKNIFKAARTPAVYFACAVIMYILSGIFGLVGLYTFANFCNLIMGVALLTLALWAYIRYSGELSDFGGKLDDFATLMWEKFMRPIYHGCMEKGIHHVATHATEMAVGGGAASYRTQTSVNASNGKVKRS, encoded by the exons ATGGGCGGATCGGCAGTGCAGGTGATCAACGCCTCGGAGGAGCACACATTTGTGCTCAACGAGGATGCGTTGAGTGAGGTCCTCATGCGGGATGAGGTCAAGGATCGGTTCGTCTGCGTTGTCTCCGTGGCAGGAGCCTTCCGAAAGGGCAAGAGCTTCCTGCTGGACTTCTTTCTGCGCTATATGTATTCAAAG TATGTGCATCACGATGCGACAGACTGGCTGGGAGGCGAATCAGATCCGCTGGAGGGTTTCTCCTGGCGCGGCGGCTCTGAGCGCGACACCACCGGCATTCTCATGTGGTCCGACATATTCCTGCACGACTATCCCAACGGCGACAAGATAGCCATCATTCTGCTGGACACACAGGGCGCCTTCGACAGCCAGAGCACGGTGCGCGATTGTGCCACCGTTTTTGCGTTGAGCACAATGCTGTCCTCGGTGCAGATATACAACCTGTCACAGAACATCCAGGAGGATGACCTGCAGCACCTGCAGCTCTTCACCGAGTATGGCCGCCTCGCGCTGGCCGACACCGGCAAAAAGCCGTTCCAGCGGCTGCAGTTCCTCGTCCGGGATTGGAGCTTTCCCTACGAGGCGGAATACGGTGCACTGGGCGGGGATAAGATTCTGAAACGACGTCTGGAGGTGTCCGACAAACAGCACCCAGAACTTCAGTCCCTGCGTCGCCATATTTCGTCCTGTTTCACGGAGGTGGCTTGCTTCCTGATGCCCCATCCAGGCCTCAATGTGGCCACCAATCCAAAATTCGACGGTCGGCTGCAGGACATCACGCCCGAGTTCAAGAGCAGCCTGCGCTCCCTGGTGCCCATGCTGCTGGCACCGGACAACCTGGTCTACAAGGAGATCAGCGGACAGCGGGTGCGGGCCCGCGATCTCATCCAGTACTTCCAATCGTACATGAACATCTACAAGGGCAACGAGCTGCCCGAGCCGAAGAGCAtgctggtggccaccgccGAGGCCAACCATTTGACTGCCGTGGCCGCCGCCAAGGAGCTGTACGGACAGCTCATGGAGGAGGTGTGCGGTGGAACGCGTCCGTACTTAAGCACCGCCCATCTGCAGACGGAGCACCTGCGGGTGAAGGACAAGGCACTGTTTCAGTTTGCCGCCAAGCGCAAGATGGGCGGCGAGGAGTTCACCGAGAAATTCCGCAAGCAACTGGAAGATGATCTTGAGGAGGTCTTCACCAACTACCAAGCGCACAACGAGAGCAAGAACATCTTTAAGGCGGCACGGACACCGGCGGTGTACTTCGCCTGCGCCGTCATCATGTACATCCTCAGCGGCATCTTTGGATTGGTGGGTCTTTACACGTTCGCCAACTTCTGCAACTTGATCATGGGTGTGGCGCTTCTAACGCTGGCTCTGTGGGCTTACATTAG ATATAGCGGAGAGCTCAGCGATTTTGGCGGCAAGTTGGATGACTTTGCAACGCTGATGTGGGAGAAA TTCATGAGACCCATCTATCACGGCTGCATGGAGAAGGGCATCCACCATGTGGCCACCCATGCGACCGAAATGGCTGTCGGCGGAGGCGCAGCCTCCTACCGCACCCAGACCTCGGTGAATGCGTCCAATGGCAAGGTGAAGCGGTCATGA
- the LOC6729437 gene encoding metallothionein-3: MPCVGCGKDCKCTPEKCCENCKCQKPGQCGCNPSNASSSGGCCKKDGGDTAGGDAKSSCCGAKK, encoded by the exons ATGCCGTGCGTTGGTTGTGGAAAAG ATTGCAAGTGCACGCCGGAGAAGTGCTGCGAGAACTGCAAGTGCCAAAAACCCGGACAGTGTGGATGCAATCCGTCGAATGCCAGCTCCTCGGGCGGATGTTGCAAGAAGGATGGCGGCGACACGGCGGGCGGCGATGCCAAGTCAAGTTGCTGTGGCGCAAAGAAGTAG